In one Pseudomonas tensinigenes genomic region, the following are encoded:
- a CDS encoding LemA family protein — MDIALILAAVIAVVMIIGGFSIYNGIIGGHNRVQRAWSDVLVYERQKTKVLDQLQKVLADFMVYEASLLEKITGLRSAVNALPAGANGNALTTVETATRELMGGLRIAFEAYPDLKASEAANNMMREIAEQQENVGAAITIYNRNVELFNNAIEMFPGSVVNGLFNKKTRVTPFTDTEASQSFSYTPNI, encoded by the coding sequence ATGGACATTGCACTCATCCTCGCCGCTGTTATCGCTGTCGTCATGATCATCGGGGGATTCAGCATCTACAACGGCATCATCGGGGGACACAACCGAGTACAACGTGCATGGTCGGACGTCCTCGTTTACGAACGCCAGAAGACCAAAGTTCTCGACCAGCTTCAAAAAGTGCTCGCAGATTTCATGGTCTATGAGGCCAGCCTCCTGGAAAAGATCACCGGCCTTCGCAGCGCGGTCAACGCCCTGCCTGCGGGCGCCAATGGCAATGCCCTCACGACCGTTGAAACCGCCACCCGGGAGCTAATGGGTGGCCTACGCATCGCTTTCGAGGCCTACCCTGACCTGAAAGCATCAGAAGCGGCGAACAACATGATGCGTGAAATTGCCGAACAACAAGAGAACGTCGGCGCCGCCATCACCATCTACAACCGCAACGTCGAACTGTTCAACAACGCCATCGAGATGTTCCCCGGCTCGGTCGTCAATGGCCTGTTCAACAAGAAAACTCGCGTCACGCCATTCACCGATACCGAAGCTTCGCAGAGTTTCTCTTACACCCCGAATATCTAA
- a CDS encoding aromatic alcohol reductase, translating to MTEATHPSPQSILVLGAGELGLPVLRNLARVAKRSPGSTISVLLRDSTINTQAPEKKLEVDELRSLGIQLVAADLVNDSIDQLAEVFAAFDTVIGCAGMVAGRETPMKLATAALRSGVKRYFPWQFGVDFEVIGRGSPQDLFDAQLDVRELLRAQDKTEWVIISTGMFTSFLFEPVFEVVDFENDAINALGSLETSVTLTTPEDIGKLTADIVFFEPRFRNEIVYLSGDTVTYGQVASILERVLGRPFKRNVWTVPYLMHELEKDPTHHIKKYRAVFAQGRGVSWPKAGTFNEQQSIQVTTAEQWARDNLAVN from the coding sequence ATGACCGAAGCGACCCACCCTTCCCCACAATCCATTCTCGTACTCGGCGCCGGCGAACTCGGCCTGCCGGTGCTGCGTAATCTTGCGCGAGTAGCCAAGCGCTCGCCCGGCAGCACCATCAGCGTCCTGCTCAGGGATTCGACCATCAACACGCAAGCCCCCGAGAAAAAACTGGAAGTCGATGAACTGCGCAGTCTGGGCATCCAGCTAGTCGCTGCAGACCTGGTTAACGATTCCATCGATCAACTGGCCGAAGTGTTCGCAGCATTCGACACCGTCATAGGCTGCGCAGGCATGGTCGCGGGCCGTGAAACGCCGATGAAACTGGCGACAGCCGCGCTCAGGTCCGGCGTGAAGCGCTACTTCCCTTGGCAGTTTGGCGTCGATTTCGAAGTGATTGGCCGGGGCAGCCCGCAGGACTTGTTCGATGCGCAACTCGACGTGCGCGAACTACTTCGTGCACAAGATAAAACCGAGTGGGTGATCATCTCGACCGGCATGTTCACCAGTTTTCTGTTCGAGCCGGTCTTTGAGGTCGTCGACTTTGAGAACGACGCCATCAACGCCTTGGGCAGCCTGGAAACCAGCGTGACGCTCACGACACCCGAGGACATCGGTAAGCTGACAGCGGACATCGTTTTCTTCGAACCGCGCTTTCGCAATGAGATCGTCTACCTGTCTGGCGACACGGTGACGTACGGGCAGGTGGCGAGCATCCTTGAACGTGTGCTGGGGCGGCCGTTCAAGCGTAACGTCTGGACGGTTCCGTACCTGATGCACGAGCTGGAAAAAGACCCCACTCACCACATCAAAAAATACCGCGCCGTATTTGCCCAAGGCAGAGGCGTGTCGTGGCCTAAAGCGGGGACTTTCAACGAACAGCAGTCGATTCAGGTCACTACGGCTGAACAGTGGGCTCGGGACAACCTGGCAGTCAATTGA
- the gspK gene encoding type II secretion system minor pseudopilin GspK yields MNSRSPEGAKQQGMAIISALLIAAVVAVIAAGMLTRQSVSTRALEADQQRVQGRWLVQGGLEISRQLLWDARQRDPLTRLDQPWAQRLSAQGFEGRLEDEQGKFNLRNLVANERVDEAQVAAFQRLCELIGVSAGLSQRISQRVIASYPRLLNAQIAEAPKSGFDSGRATSPNASHKPQKPTLPMLRSIDDLRSVDGVNEALIGKLAPYLTVIPATTWLNGNTATAPVLAAYVPGLSLERANALIAERDAGRWFINRGDFVNRLRMPQLELTSVKVGITSDWFRLRGEARRDQRRVSLEALLHRSQDRLPQVIWSRVGV; encoded by the coding sequence ATGAACAGCCGCTCGCCTGAGGGGGCGAAGCAACAGGGCATGGCGATTATCAGCGCGTTGTTGATTGCGGCCGTGGTGGCGGTGATTGCGGCGGGCATGTTGACGCGCCAGAGCGTGTCGACCCGTGCGCTGGAGGCGGATCAGCAGCGTGTGCAGGGACGGTGGCTGGTGCAGGGTGGGTTGGAGATCAGCCGTCAGTTGCTTTGGGACGCACGTCAGCGTGATCCGTTGACCCGGCTTGATCAGCCGTGGGCGCAACGTCTTTCCGCGCAAGGTTTTGAAGGGCGACTGGAGGATGAGCAGGGCAAGTTCAACTTGCGCAATCTGGTCGCCAATGAGCGGGTTGATGAGGCGCAGGTGGCGGCGTTTCAGCGTTTGTGCGAGTTGATCGGGGTCAGCGCCGGGTTGAGTCAGCGCATCAGTCAGCGGGTGATTGCTTCGTACCCGCGACTGCTGAATGCGCAGATTGCCGAGGCGCCGAAAAGTGGTTTTGACAGTGGTCGCGCGACCTCGCCTAACGCTTCACACAAACCGCAGAAGCCGACGTTGCCGATGCTGCGCAGCATCGATGATTTGCGCAGTGTCGACGGCGTGAATGAGGCGCTGATCGGCAAACTGGCACCGTACCTGACGGTGATCCCCGCGACGACTTGGCTCAACGGCAACACGGCCACCGCGCCGGTCCTGGCCGCGTATGTGCCGGGGCTGTCGCTGGAGCGTGCCAATGCGCTGATCGCCGAGCGTGATGCCGGGCGCTGGTTTATCAACCGTGGTGATTTTGTTAACCGCTTGCGCATGCCGCAACTGGAGCTGACTAGCGTCAAGGTCGGCATCACCAGTGACTGGTTTCGCCTGCGCGGTGAGGCGCGGCGCGATCAGCGGCGGGTCAGTCTTGAGGCGTTGCTGCATCGCAGCCAGGACCGCTTGCCGCAGGTGATCTGGTCGCGGGTGGGCGTATGA
- a CDS encoding winged helix-turn-helix transcriptional regulator has product MTDEETLSQAEAICQTLRRDDDGVRREVLAHAGSRWSLGILHALGVYGTMRHAEIKRQMTGVTQRMLTKTLRALERDGLLIRRELDQVPPHVEYELTALGMELLVRMSPIWTWVVEHVDDFREARRVFDGQSGKKPSWQVPVVGLVDSEGAD; this is encoded by the coding sequence ATGACCGATGAGGAAACCCTTAGCCAGGCAGAAGCGATCTGCCAGACGCTAAGACGAGACGATGATGGCGTGCGTCGCGAAGTCCTGGCTCACGCCGGTAGCCGCTGGTCACTGGGTATCCTGCATGCTTTGGGTGTGTACGGCACGATGCGTCATGCCGAGATCAAACGGCAAATGACGGGCGTGACTCAGCGCATGTTGACCAAGACGCTGCGGGCGCTGGAACGCGATGGTCTGCTGATACGGCGGGAGTTGGATCAAGTGCCGCCCCATGTCGAGTACGAGCTGACGGCGTTGGGTATGGAGTTGTTGGTTCGCATGTCGCCGATTTGGACGTGGGTTGTGGAGCACGTGGATGATTTTCGCGAGGCGCGTCGTGTGTTTGATGGTCAGAGCGGGAAAAAGCCTTCGTGGCAGGTTCCGGTGGTGGGGCTGGTTGATTCAGAAGGGGCCGATTGA
- a CDS encoding P-loop NTPase fold protein, with the protein MKTSIQTAADALQSALSNPAYRVIALTGKWGTGKTYLWQTLKPKNKGVLEVSAFGARNIEDIKRKLFQDSIKVSNIEAKDFAVSAINVLEAIPKKFLGLSVGDAALAALPQMVKKKTIIIDDVERKNKSLEISEVLGLINEFTEKYNCRFLLILNTDSMEDKQIWQSLHEKVIDKEIALNPTSADSFKIAAGGLDTPIITIAKEVFAEYKIQNIRIIKKTLEAVIEILPKQNSLPESLYRAYIPTLIFLGICYFRGFSNGVTLDYAANHIFRQPNEPKNEEWDAMISKIAIRANKLSELAIDYFRLGVMAHEDVAIFFKPLKANIKNAEFQNRIDTFIKDLYWSLEQTETDVQSFLLILTKKIYRLDAGQISRFFDDLCLHGYKSEAEHLLSAWLEKAKSDPDAYKKLEYVYRERAPKRLWEFKAKLNPPEEKIVSLKEAVQSYLLTDQLTQKSINTLSSATKEEYESTLKSLTTAELKDFFELHFRLGERRENYWRSAQESFIAACKDISMTATETKLGIILGRELKLRKL; encoded by the coding sequence ATGAAGACATCGATCCAGACTGCAGCGGACGCACTTCAGAGCGCGCTATCGAATCCGGCATACAGAGTCATCGCGCTGACTGGGAAATGGGGAACAGGAAAAACCTATTTATGGCAGACTCTGAAACCTAAGAACAAAGGTGTATTGGAGGTTTCAGCATTTGGTGCGAGAAATATAGAAGATATCAAAAGAAAATTATTTCAGGATAGTATAAAGGTTTCCAATATTGAGGCGAAGGACTTCGCAGTTAGCGCTATTAATGTTCTTGAAGCTATTCCTAAGAAGTTTCTTGGTTTAAGTGTCGGTGATGCAGCGCTAGCTGCCTTGCCCCAAATGGTAAAGAAAAAAACGATCATCATTGATGATGTTGAAAGAAAAAATAAATCTCTCGAAATAAGTGAGGTTCTAGGGCTGATCAATGAGTTTACAGAGAAATACAACTGCCGATTCTTATTAATCCTGAATACTGACAGCATGGAGGATAAGCAAATATGGCAAAGCCTCCACGAAAAAGTAATTGATAAAGAAATTGCGTTAAATCCAACTTCGGCGGACAGTTTTAAAATAGCCGCTGGCGGTCTCGATACTCCTATAATCACTATCGCGAAAGAGGTCTTTGCCGAGTACAAAATTCAAAACATAAGGATCATCAAGAAAACATTAGAGGCCGTAATCGAGATCTTGCCCAAGCAAAACTCACTACCTGAAAGCCTATACAGGGCTTACATCCCAACTCTGATATTTTTGGGTATATGTTATTTTCGCGGTTTCAGTAATGGAGTGACGCTGGACTATGCGGCTAACCACATTTTTAGACAGCCAAATGAGCCTAAAAATGAAGAGTGGGACGCGATGATTAGCAAAATTGCCATCCGCGCAAATAAACTCTCCGAGTTGGCTATCGACTACTTCAGGCTTGGCGTCATGGCACATGAAGATGTGGCGATTTTTTTTAAACCATTAAAAGCCAACATAAAAAACGCCGAATTTCAAAACAGAATTGACACCTTTATAAAAGATCTTTACTGGAGCCTTGAGCAGACCGAAACTGATGTTCAGTCATTTTTGCTAATTTTGACTAAGAAAATCTATAGATTGGACGCGGGCCAAATCTCAAGATTTTTCGATGATCTTTGCCTGCACGGTTATAAAAGTGAGGCTGAGCACTTATTGTCCGCTTGGCTGGAGAAGGCCAAAAGCGATCCGGATGCCTACAAAAAACTTGAATATGTCTACCGTGAACGAGCGCCCAAAAGATTGTGGGAGTTCAAAGCCAAGCTGAATCCCCCAGAGGAAAAAATTGTCTCTCTGAAAGAGGCAGTCCAGAGCTACTTATTGACAGACCAACTTACCCAGAAGTCGATCAATACCCTGTCTAGTGCCACCAAAGAAGAATACGAATCGACACTGAAATCCTTAACAACTGCTGAGCTGAAAGATTTTTTTGAGCTTCATTTCCGCTTGGGTGAAAGACGTGAGAACTATTGGCGCTCCGCACAGGAAAGTTTCATCGCAGCTTGTAAAGATATTTCGATGACCGCCACCGAAACAAAGCTTGGGATAATCCTGGGTCGAGAATTGAAACTACGTAAGCTTTAG
- a CDS encoding type II secretion system protein N, giving the protein MTFTARFSPPQMVQALTLLAALVGVATCSSLLLTSAESHTPAAAPQLLAARSDSPALQWFSNQTAPVDIKVSGVMAGSRGAVAILSLNDGPPRSFLQGEKVGPGVKLVAVEGDGVVIEQGGERVRLGVERLVEGVVMPRLVRP; this is encoded by the coding sequence ATGACTTTCACCGCACGCTTTTCCCCACCCCAAATGGTCCAGGCCCTCACACTGCTCGCGGCGCTGGTCGGCGTAGCGACGTGTTCGTCACTGCTGCTGACCTCCGCCGAATCACACACCCCGGCAGCGGCCCCGCAGTTGCTGGCGGCGCGCAGTGATAGCCCGGCGTTGCAGTGGTTTTCCAATCAAACGGCGCCGGTGGATATCAAGGTGAGCGGGGTGATGGCGGGGAGTCGGGGGGCGGTGGCGATACTTAGCCTGAACGATGGGCCGCCGAGGAGTTTTTTGCAGGGGGAGAAGGTTGGGCCTGGGGTGAAGTTGGTGGCGGTTGAGGGGGATGGGGTGGTGATTGAGCAGGGTGGGGAGAGGGTAAGGTTGGGGGTGGAGAGGTTGGTGGAGGGGGTGGTGATGCCTAGGTTGGTGAGGCCCTGA
- the gspH gene encoding type II secretion system minor pseudopilin GspH — protein sequence MNRQEGFTLIELMVVLVIIGIASAAISLSIKPDPLQLLRKDAERVAQLLQVAQAEARADGRPIVWVSDAKGFRFSRRSDSGKGFDHFAQDPQLRPRAWQSPKMEVRVEPKQKVVLNAEWINPPLQLTLSDGLNRLSVLRDGAGRISLQ from the coding sequence ATGAACAGGCAAGAGGGTTTTACGCTGATCGAGTTGATGGTGGTGCTGGTGATCATCGGCATCGCCAGTGCGGCGATCAGCCTTAGTATCAAGCCCGATCCGTTGCAGTTGCTGCGCAAGGATGCCGAGCGCGTGGCGCAGTTGCTGCAGGTCGCGCAGGCCGAGGCCCGCGCGGATGGCCGGCCGATTGTGTGGGTGAGTGATGCCAAGGGGTTTCGGTTTAGTCGGCGCAGTGACAGTGGCAAGGGGTTTGATCATTTCGCGCAGGATCCGCAGTTGCGGCCGCGTGCCTGGCAGAGTCCGAAGATGGAGGTGCGGGTGGAGCCGAAACAGAAAGTCGTGCTGAACGCTGAGTGGATTAATCCGCCGCTGCAATTGACGTTGTCGGATGGGTTGAATCGCTTGAGTGTGCTGCGTGATGGCGCGGGCCGGATCAGCCTGCAATGA
- a CDS encoding DUF6124 family protein, which translates to MIKPTPNPPETASVSPYESIDSRKLHEAADRALDHYLCPPGSTPPPRKNRGMYAVTADNKTEELLVDASETLASAKTIAQNVSSLLPASQRHALAGIAQLIMLGELAVNRALDNLQLPG; encoded by the coding sequence ATGATCAAACCAACACCCAACCCGCCCGAAACCGCCTCGGTTTCCCCCTACGAATCCATCGATTCCAGAAAACTCCACGAAGCCGCCGACCGCGCGCTCGACCATTACCTCTGTCCACCCGGTTCCACGCCGCCGCCACGTAAAAACCGTGGGATGTACGCCGTGACGGCGGACAACAAAACCGAAGAACTGCTGGTCGATGCCAGTGAAACACTCGCTTCGGCCAAAACCATTGCCCAGAACGTCTCCAGCCTGTTGCCGGCATCGCAGCGCCATGCGCTGGCGGGGATTGCGCAGTTGATCATGCTCGGGGAGCTGGCGGTGAATCGGGCGCTCGATAATTTGCAATTGCCGGGTTGA
- a CDS encoding TIR domain-containing protein, whose product MRKPRIFLASSVEGLDVANAINESLDYDAEIVHWKDGFDLSSYTIESLMEKSRTVDFAIFVFTPDDVSTIREQSHIVVRDNVLFELGLFIGSLSKERCFLIKPRGINMHFPTDLLGLTPADFEGNRSDRDLTQAVNSPCSKIKKEVLRLGLATDDSTIIKARTKKTGFDYKVGTIELRLLLEIFEKGLHNVEGVMSGELFNDSKSGEFYSIAVVKLERLGFIQKSIHADGRYEYYTYSVTPDGLDYILANEIEIKATKKTKPIRQDTQSPAIDFDSFDDDIPF is encoded by the coding sequence ATGAGAAAACCCCGAATATTTTTGGCATCCTCCGTTGAGGGGCTTGATGTAGCCAATGCTATCAATGAAAGCCTCGACTACGATGCCGAGATTGTGCACTGGAAGGATGGATTTGATCTGTCAAGCTATACGATAGAGAGCTTGATGGAAAAATCTCGAACGGTGGACTTTGCTATTTTTGTCTTCACTCCGGATGACGTTTCGACTATTAGGGAGCAGAGCCACATTGTGGTTAGGGATAATGTGCTTTTTGAGTTGGGGCTTTTTATTGGCAGCCTATCAAAAGAACGATGCTTTCTTATTAAGCCCCGCGGCATTAATATGCATTTCCCTACGGACCTCCTGGGGTTAACACCTGCTGACTTCGAGGGTAACCGCTCAGACAGGGATCTTACACAAGCAGTAAATTCACCATGCAGTAAAATCAAAAAAGAAGTTTTAAGACTCGGCTTGGCCACGGATGATTCTACCATTATAAAAGCCCGCACAAAGAAAACTGGATTTGACTATAAAGTCGGAACAATAGAGCTGCGCTTACTGTTAGAGATATTTGAAAAAGGCCTGCATAATGTTGAAGGAGTTATGTCAGGCGAGCTATTTAACGACTCTAAATCGGGTGAATTTTACTCTATTGCCGTCGTCAAACTTGAACGTCTAGGGTTTATTCAAAAATCTATACATGCAGATGGTAGGTACGAGTATTACACCTATTCCGTGACACCTGACGGGCTAGATTACATCCTGGCAAATGAAATAGAAATAAAAGCCACAAAGAAAACCAAACCAATAAGGCAAGACACTCAAAGCCCAGCAATCGACTTTGATTCATTTGATGATGACATACCATTCTAA
- the gspG gene encoding type II secretion system major pseudopilin GspG: MDIAPFKSLQQPMRTPRGQQGFTLIEIMVVVVILGILAAMVVPKVLDRPDQARATAAKQDIGGLMQALKLYRLDHGTYPSMNQGLKVLVERPADAKNSNWRSYLERLPNDPWGRPYQYLNPGANGEIDIFSLGADGQPDGDGVNADIGSWQL; the protein is encoded by the coding sequence ATGGATATCGCACCTTTCAAATCGCTTCAGCAACCGATGCGCACGCCGCGTGGGCAGCAGGGTTTTACCCTGATCGAGATCATGGTGGTCGTGGTGATTTTGGGGATTTTGGCGGCGATGGTGGTGCCCAAGGTGCTCGATCGGCCGGATCAGGCGCGGGCGACGGCGGCGAAGCAGGATATTGGTGGGTTGATGCAGGCGTTGAAGTTGTATCGCCTTGATCACGGTACTTATCCGAGCATGAACCAGGGGCTGAAGGTCTTGGTGGAGCGGCCGGCGGATGCGAAGAACAGCAATTGGCGCTCGTACCTGGAGCGTTTGCCGAACGATCCGTGGGGGCGTCCTTATCAATACCTCAACCCCGGCGCGAATGGTGAGATCGACATCTTTTCCCTCGGTGCCGACGGTCAGCCTGACGGCGACGGCGTGAATGCCGATATCGGTTCCTGGCAGTTGTAA
- the gspI gene encoding type II secretion system minor pseudopilin GspI, translating to MRARSREDGFTLIEVLVALAIIAVAMSAAVRVAGLMTQSSGVLRDRSVALIAAQSRMAELRLERKLPMGMKAQDCDQGRLLLRCEQVIAAAENGRLLKIGIQVFDRNQDAPPLARLETLMSRTESPSP from the coding sequence ATGCGTGCGCGTTCGCGGGAAGACGGTTTCACGTTGATTGAGGTGCTGGTGGCGCTGGCGATTATTGCCGTGGCGATGTCAGCGGCTGTGCGGGTGGCGGGGTTGATGACGCAGAGCAGTGGGGTTTTAAGGGATCGGTCGGTGGCGCTGATTGCGGCGCAGAGTCGGATGGCGGAGTTGCGGTTGGAACGGAAGTTGCCGATGGGGATGAAGGCGCAGGACTGTGATCAGGGGCGGTTGTTGTTGCGGTGTGAACAGGTAATCGCAGCGGCAGAGAATGGTCGATTGCTGAAGATCGGCATCCAAGTATTCGACCGCAACCAGGATGCGCCGCCGCTGGCCAGGCTGGAGACTTTGATGTCCCGAACGGAAAGCCCCTCACCCTAG
- a CDS encoding DUF6124 family protein, translating into MIKPTPNPPETASVSPYESIDSRKLHEAADRALDHYLCPPGSTPPPRKNRRMYAVTADNKTEELLVDASATLASAKTIAQNVSSLLPASQRHALAGIAQLIMLGELAVNRALDNLQLPE; encoded by the coding sequence ATGATCAAACCAACACCCAACCCGCCCGAAACCGCCTCGGTTTCCCCCTACGAATCCATCGATTCCAGAAAACTCCACGAAGCCGCCGACCGCGCTCTCGACCATTACCTCTGTCCACCCGGTTCCACGCCGCCCCCACGTAAAAACCGTAGGATGTACGCCGTGACGGCAGACAACAAAACCGAAGAACTGCTGGTCGATGCCAGTGCAACACTCGCTTCGGCCAAAACCATCGCCCAGAACGTCTCCAGCCTGTTGCCGGCATCGCAACGCCATGCGCTGGCGGGGATTGCGCAGTTGATCATGCTCGGGGAGTTGGCGGTGAATCGGGCGCTGGATAATTTGCAATTGCCGGAGTGA